In [Leptolyngbya] sp. PCC 7376, a genomic segment contains:
- the clpP gene encoding ATP-dependent Clp endopeptidase proteolytic subunit ClpP, whose protein sequence is MVQSQTSYQNLLSQSAPYTFSMGGAVVPMVVEQSGMGERAFDLYSRLLRERIIFLGSAIDDTVADSIVAQLLFLDAEDAEKDIQIYVNSPGGSVYAGMAIYDTMQQIRPDVVTICYGIAASMGAFLLSGGTKGKRMALPSSRVMIHQPLGGAQGQAVDIEIQAKEILYIKEKLNSLIADHTGQAFDKVAEDTERDFYMSAEEACAYGLIDKVITPEAA, encoded by the coding sequence ATGGTTCAGTCACAAACTTCCTACCAGAATTTACTCAGCCAGTCTGCCCCCTATACATTCTCTATGGGTGGTGCCGTCGTACCGATGGTTGTCGAGCAATCTGGCATGGGTGAGCGCGCCTTCGACCTCTACTCCCGCCTCCTCCGCGAAAGAATCATTTTCTTAGGTAGTGCCATTGATGACACCGTTGCAGATTCCATCGTGGCGCAACTACTTTTTCTAGACGCTGAAGACGCCGAAAAAGATATTCAAATTTATGTCAATTCTCCCGGTGGTTCTGTATACGCGGGAATGGCAATTTACGACACGATGCAGCAGATTCGCCCTGATGTCGTGACAATTTGTTACGGGATTGCCGCGAGTATGGGAGCTTTCTTATTGTCCGGTGGTACAAAAGGTAAGCGGATGGCCCTACCGAGCTCGCGGGTGATGATTCACCAGCCTCTGGGTGGTGCTCAAGGTCAAGCTGTTGACATTGAGATTCAAGCCAAAGAAATTCTCTATATCAAAGAAAAACTAAATTCTTTAATTGCAGACCATACTGGTCAAGCATTTGATAAAGTGGCGGAAGATACGGAGCGCGACTTTTATATGTCCGCCGAGGAAGCCTGTGCATATGGCCTCATCGATAAAGTCATTACTCCGGAAGCCGCTTAA
- a CDS encoding septal ring lytic transglycosylase RlpA family protein, with translation MRLSKLTGFLSGLGVSALVTATEFTPMVAIAEASQPKHHTRIGKQPNVDFVATLQPLTQTKNSVSQAEDSTVLAAAELMSQRQSLAQNPLCQLVSETAETPLAIAEAKVAAPTPSKFSNFVSSFVQKFLRVIGLDHLMRTKPIKKSPVAVVSKTIQVNEKPSQTASNQQSSARFVSDRPQTTRPSLAQDYELWVKGSLIATVRSQEKADLLAQRLERLVETTNFNATAITPKLHQEQPAIAMGDQILFVIDESITREDIKNYEILAIRWANNLRLAFGVPALDLITAQTQMYQVEETGQSLEGLASWYGPYFHGRLTANGEIYDQYAFTAAHPSMPLDTYLKITNLDNEKSVIIRLNDRGPYIPPRSLDLSLGAARCLNSVETGVIPYKATIMERRPTLATEAI, from the coding sequence ATGCGCTTATCGAAACTGACAGGATTTCTGTCTGGTTTAGGAGTTTCTGCCCTCGTCACAGCCACGGAATTTACTCCCATGGTGGCGATCGCCGAAGCAAGTCAACCAAAACACCACACTCGTATTGGCAAGCAGCCAAACGTTGACTTTGTTGCGACTCTGCAACCACTGACACAAACAAAAAATAGTGTTTCTCAGGCGGAAGATTCGACCGTGCTTGCAGCAGCTGAGCTCATGTCGCAGCGCCAGAGTTTGGCACAAAATCCCCTATGTCAATTAGTTTCTGAAACAGCAGAAACACCACTAGCAATTGCAGAAGCAAAAGTTGCGGCTCCAACACCCTCCAAATTTTCAAATTTCGTCTCAAGCTTTGTTCAAAAGTTTTTGCGGGTGATTGGTTTAGATCATTTGATGAGAACAAAGCCCATCAAAAAGAGCCCAGTCGCTGTTGTTAGCAAAACAATTCAGGTTAACGAAAAGCCTTCCCAAACAGCATCTAATCAACAAAGTAGTGCTCGCTTCGTTAGCGATCGCCCCCAAACAACAAGACCTTCTTTAGCCCAGGATTATGAACTCTGGGTAAAAGGTAGTTTGATTGCGACAGTGCGCTCCCAAGAGAAAGCTGATTTACTGGCCCAGCGATTGGAACGTCTCGTCGAAACCACGAATTTCAATGCGACAGCGATCACTCCAAAGCTCCACCAAGAGCAACCGGCGATCGCCATGGGTGATCAAATTCTCTTTGTTATTGATGAGTCCATTACCCGCGAAGACATCAAAAACTATGAGATCCTCGCAATCCGCTGGGCAAACAATCTGCGATTGGCCTTTGGCGTGCCTGCCCTCGACTTGATCACTGCCCAAACGCAAATGTATCAAGTAGAAGAAACTGGTCAATCTCTCGAAGGACTCGCCTCTTGGTATGGACCTTACTTCCATGGTCGTCTCACCGCTAATGGTGAAATTTATGACCAATATGCTTTTACCGCAGCGCATCCTTCAATGCCTTTAGACACATATCTCAAAATCACTAATCTCGATAATGAGAAAAGCGTGATTATCCGTCTAAATGACCGTGGCCCCTATATCCCGCCTCGGAGTCTCGATTTGTCCCTTGGTGCTGCACGTTGCCTAAATAGCGTTGAAACAGGCGTAATTCCTTACAAAGCAACAATTATGGAACGTCGTCCAACACTTGCGACCGAAGCTATCTAA
- a CDS encoding ATP-binding cassette domain-containing protein produces MTIIAVDQLSKTYPVALKEPGLKGTIRHFFKRRYRQVKAVENISFQIKAGEMVGFLGPNGAGKTTTLKMLTGLIHPSAGKVHVAGATPFNRKASFLRQISLVMGQKQQLLWDLPALDSLRINAAIYDIPESVFQERLAELSDMLSLGNKLTQPIRKLSLGERMKAELLAALLHHPRVLFLDEPTLGLDVNAQVAVRDFLREYNRLYGATILLTSHYMADITALCERVLLIHQGSLIYDGGLDELLADFSPYREVRVELATPYNESQLVVFGEVESINGQEVRFLVKREQLTQRIAKILERLPVLDLSVNDPPIEEIIGRVFSLGAV; encoded by the coding sequence ATGACCATCATCGCAGTCGATCAGCTCAGCAAGACTTATCCCGTCGCCCTCAAAGAGCCTGGTTTAAAAGGCACAATACGCCATTTCTTTAAACGCCGTTACCGCCAAGTTAAAGCCGTCGAAAACATTTCATTTCAAATCAAAGCCGGTGAAATGGTCGGATTCCTTGGACCCAATGGTGCTGGAAAAACAACGACTCTCAAAATGCTCACAGGCCTAATTCATCCTTCAGCAGGGAAAGTTCATGTCGCTGGAGCCACTCCCTTCAACCGTAAAGCCAGTTTTCTGCGCCAAATCAGTTTGGTTATGGGACAAAAGCAACAGCTTCTATGGGATTTGCCTGCCTTAGATTCCTTGCGCATTAATGCGGCTATTTACGATATCCCTGAAAGCGTTTTTCAGGAACGTCTTGCTGAACTCAGTGACATGCTCTCACTTGGCAACAAACTCACCCAGCCCATCCGTAAACTATCCCTTGGAGAACGGATGAAAGCAGAACTCCTTGCGGCATTACTCCATCATCCACGAGTTTTATTCCTTGATGAGCCAACTCTCGGACTTGATGTCAATGCCCAAGTTGCTGTGCGAGATTTTTTGCGAGAGTACAATCGACTTTACGGCGCGACAATTTTGCTCACAAGTCACTACATGGCAGACATTACAGCACTTTGTGAACGTGTTCTGCTCATTCATCAAGGCAGTCTTATTTATGATGGTGGCCTTGATGAATTACTGGCTGATTTTTCTCCCTACCGCGAAGTAAGAGTAGAACTAGCAACGCCCTATAACGAAAGTCAATTAGTTGTTTTTGGAGAAGTGGAAAGCATTAACGGTCAGGAAGTACGCTTTTTGGTAAAACGAGAACAATTAACCCAACGAATCGCCAAAATCTTAGAACGTCTACCCGTGCTGGATTTAAGCGTTAATGATCCACCAATCGAAGAGATTATTGGGCGTGTCTTTAGTCTAGGGGCAGTGTAA